Part of the Streptomyces sp. NBC_01460 genome, GGGACGCGGTGTCCACCACCCGCCGGCGGTTCTCCTCCGCCTGTGCCTGCGATACGCGGCCCATGACCATCTCCCGATTGGATGTCGACTGGCATCTATCATAGACCCGTGCTTAGATTGCATGCATAATCTAATTTGCCGCGGGTGGCCGACGGCGCCCGCCAGGACGAGGAGCCGGCATGGAACTGAAGAACGCGGTCGCGGTGGTCACCGGTGCCAACCGGGGGCTCGGGCGGCACCTGTCCGCCCAGCTCGTGGAGCGTGGGGCGAAGGTGTACGGCGCGGCTCGACGCCCCGGGACGGTCGACGTGCCGGGCGTCATCCCGCTGCGGCTGGACGTCACGGACGAGGCGTCGGTACGGGAGGCCGCCCGTGTGGCGTCCGACGCGACCCTGCTGATCAACAACGCGGGCATCTCGACCGGCGCGACGCTGATCGGAGGCGACGTGGAGGAGGTGCGCCGGGAGATGGAGACCAACTTCTTCGGCCCGCTCGCCGCGACCCGCGCCTTCGCCCCCGTCATCGAGGGCAACGGCGGCGGCGCCGTACTCAACGTCCTGTCCGCCCTGTCCTGGTTCCACCCGGCCGGCCTCGGCTCCTACGCGGCCTCCAAGGCCGCCGCCTGGGCGCTGAGCGACGCGACCCGTGAGGAGCTGGCGCCGCGCGGGATCACCGTCTCGGCGCTGCACGTCGGTTACATGGACACCGACATGGCCGCCGGTGTGCCCGCCGTTCAGAAGGTCGCCGCAGCCGACGTCGCGGCCCAGGCCCTTCACGGCATCGAGACCGGCCTGCCCGAGATCCTCGCCGACGAGACCAGCCGGTACGTCAAGCAGAGTCTGTCCGCGGCACCCCGGCCGAACGCGGGCTGAGCTCACCCCTCCACCCCGGCGCGACCGAATTCCCACCCTCACGCACGTAAGGACACCTGATGCGTTACACGACCTTCGGACACCGGACCGGCCTGCGCGTGTCCGAGTACGCGCTCGGCACCGCGAACTTCGGCACCGGCTGGGGCGCGGGCGCCGAGCCGGACGAGGCACGCCGGATCTTCGACCGGTTCGCCGAAGCCG contains:
- a CDS encoding SDR family oxidoreductase, which encodes MELKNAVAVVTGANRGLGRHLSAQLVERGAKVYGAARRPGTVDVPGVIPLRLDVTDEASVREAARVASDATLLINNAGISTGATLIGGDVEEVRREMETNFFGPLAATRAFAPVIEGNGGGAVLNVLSALSWFHPAGLGSYAASKAAAWALSDATREELAPRGITVSALHVGYMDTDMAAGVPAVQKVAAADVAAQALHGIETGLPEILADETSRYVKQSLSAAPRPNAG